Proteins encoded in a region of the Oscarella lobularis chromosome 17, ooOscLobu1.1, whole genome shotgun sequence genome:
- the LOC136197438 gene encoding uncharacterized protein translates to MIHCVFFLSSFFGLSVCLLCRIDTRGRFGVPDYSKAFSSNCSINETRKPLPSDLKTVFFSTGQPLRLRCPVRDDDDDDVSSVVSWSRDYDGLAGVANCSDRDLVVSTMRCQDVGDYFCTHANVTTSWTLVARNACAGRVRFPSKINTLIQVRETASVSLKCSIDVYTTREACEHLLDGPPPVITWIRGRNVSRVNCIRKYPLSHCPANVDYHSNDNSATINSSLLLQRARGSDAGWYTCSIRRSIGDTSFLLAAHYYVQISDDNDHDDHHLLIVILCSSIGSACLLSLIFICVRRHCHGSQRGTALEMSSPFATQNIYISYAEDSLDHLKKVRQFCDAIKLKGFEFHLFEDERDEASRLSVPIWLERQIREARRILVLCSPAYFRVSDSTERHQCNDEKRRMGWEARVAHEWRLISARRFAEGADRFCLCIVWDNESESTVPFALTTRNIFKWPSESEKLFLHMQPPELV, encoded by the exons ATGATTCATTGCGTCTTCTTtctatcgtcgtttttcg GGTTGAGCGTCTGTCTGCTGTGTCGAATAGACACTCGAGGCCGATTTGGCGTCCCGGATTATAGCAAGGCCTTTAGCAGCAACTGTTCGATCAACGAGACTCGCAAACCACTGCCGTCCGATCTCAAAACAGTTTTCTTCTCTACGGGACAACCGCTTCGACTTCGTTGTCCCGTacgggacgacgacgacgacgacgtctcgagCGTTGTCTCGTGGAGCCGAGACTACGATGGTTTGGCCGGCGTGGCGAACTGCAGCGATCGCGACCTCGTCGTATCGACGATGCGCTGTCAAGACGTCGGCGACTATTTTTGCACGCACGCTAACGTGACGACATCGTGGACGCTAGTGGCGCGAAACGCGTGCGCCGGTCGCGTCCGTTTTCCGTCGAAAATCAACACTTTGATTCAGGTTCGAGAAACGGCGTCTGTTTCTCTCAAATGCTCTATTGATGTCTATACGACACGTGAGGCCTGTGAGCACCTTCTCGACGGACCGCCTCCTGTCATCACTTGGATACGCGGTAGAAACGTTTCTCGGGTTAATTGTATTCGCAAGTACCCGCTGTCTCATTGCCCTGCCAACGTCGACTACCATAGCAACGATAATTCTGCCACAATaaattcttctcttttgctACAGAGAGCTAGGGGTTCTGATGCTGGCTGGTACACTTGTTCTATACGGCGTTCTATTGGGGATACTTCCTTTCTCCTCGCAGCTCATTACTACGTGCAAATAAGCGATGATAATGATCATGATGATCATCATCTACTTATAGTTATTCTTTGTTCAAGTATTGGTTCAGCttgtcttctctctcttatttttatttgcGTGAGGCGTCATTGTCATGGCAGCCAGCGTGGCACTGCGCTTGAAATGTCGTCTCCATTTGCCACGCAGAATATTTATATTTCATACGCGGAGGATTCCCTCGATCACTTGAAAAAAGTTCGCCAATTTTGCGATGCAATAAAACTGAAGGGATTCGAATTTCACCTAttcgaagacgaacgcgacgaggCGTCTCGTCTATCAGTTCCCATCTGGCTAGAACGTCAAATTCGAGAAGCTCGTCGCATTCTCGTTCTTTGCTCTCCAGCCTACTTTCGCGTCAGCGATTCAACGGAAAGACATCAGTGtaacgacgagaagagacgaaTGGGTTGGGAAGCGAGAGTCGCTCACGAATGGAGACTGATATCGGCAAGAAGATTTGCAGAGGGAGCGGACCGATTTTGCCTGTGCATTGTCTGGGACAATGAATCGGAATCGACCGTGCCTTTTGCACTGACCACGCGTAATATATTCAAGTGGCCAAGCGAGTCAGAAAAACTCTTCTTACACATGCAACCCCCTGAACTAGTCTGA